From a single Brassica napus cultivar Da-Ae chromosome C9, Da-Ae, whole genome shotgun sequence genomic region:
- the LOC106446049 gene encoding late embryogenesis abundant protein 46, whose translation MQSMKETASNIAASAKSGMDKTKATLEEKAEKMTTRDPLQKEMATQKKEGRINEAEMQKREAREHNAVMKEASGAGTGTGLGMGTATHSTTGHVGHGTGTHQMSALPGHGTGQPAGHVVDGTAVTEPIRTNTGTGRTTAHNTRVGGGTTGYGTGGGFTG comes from the exons ATGCAGTCGATGAAGGAAACAGCTTCGAACATCGCAGCTTCTGCGAAGTCTGGCATGGACAAGACCAAAGCCACCTTGGAGGAAAAG GCGGAGAAGATGACAACACGAGACCCTCTTCAGAAAGAGATGGCTACACAGAAGAAAGAAGGGAGGATCAATGAGGCTGAGATGCAGAAGAGAGAAGCGCGCGAGCACAACGCTGTCATGAAAGAAGCCAGTGGAGCTGGAACTGGAACCGGTTTGGGAATGGGAACCGCTACTCACTCGACCACTGGACACGTCGGACATGGAACTGGGACCCATCAGATGTCGGCTTTGCCTGGTCACGGCACGGGGCAACCAGCGGGACACGTTGTGGATGGTACAGCCGTGACAGAACCGATAAGAACGAACACTGGAACTGGTAGGACCACCGCTCATAACACCCGCGTTGGTGGTGGCACCACTGGGTATGGAACCGGTGGAGGATTTACTGGATAA
- the LOC106449571 gene encoding probable protein phosphatase 2C 68 — protein sequence MSSSLVRMVLFCLRPVRRYALMIKDDEDDSDGHDDSLLWSRELQRHSLGDFSMAVVQGNEVIEDHSQVETGKGAVFVGVYDGHGGPEASRYISDHLFAHLMRNSRERGVITEETLRAAFSATERGFLTLVRRTRGLKPLIAAAGSCCLVGVIRKGTLLIANLGDSRAVLGYMSRSNKIVAEQLTSDHNAAQEEVRQELRSLHPDDARIVVHKQGVWRIKGIIQVSRSIGDAYLKRPEFSLGPSFPRFHLPEGLQRPVLSAEPCVYTRVLQTSDKFVIFASDGLWEHVTNQQAVEIVNKHPRPGIARRLVRRAMNIAAKKRDITYDDLKKVERGVRRFFHDDITVAVIFIDNELLMVEKATVPELSIKGFSHTVGPSKFSLLFS from the exons ATGTCCTCCTCGTTGGTGAGAATGGTGCTTTTTTGTTTAAGACCGGTGCGGCGGTACGCTCTTATGATCAAGGACGATGAAGACGACAGTGATGGTCACGACGACTCGCTCCTTTGGTCTAGGGAACTACAGAGGCATTCTTTAGGTGATTTCTCCATGGCCGTGGTGCAAGGTAACGAGGTCATTGAGGATCACAGCCAAGTTGAGACTGGGAAAGGAGCAGTCTTCGTCGGAGTTTACGATGGTCACGGTGGTCCCGAAGCTTCTAGATACATCTCTGACCATCTCTTTGCCCATTTAATGA GAAATTCGAGAGAACGTGGTGTCATTACAGAGGAAACTCTTAGGGCTGCGTTTTCTGCAACCGAGCGAGGGTTCCTCACGCTTGTGCGAAGGACACGTGGATTGAAACCGTTGATTGCAGCCGCTGGATCTTGCTGTCTTGTCGGAGTTATCAGGAAAGGGACCTTGCTTATCGCTAACCTTGGTGATTCCCGTGCCGTGCTTGGCTACATGAGTAGGTCAAACAAGATTGTAGCTGAGCAATTGACGAGTGACCACAATGCTGCTCAGGAAGAAGTCAGACAAGAGCTTAGGTCATTGCATCCGGATGATGCGCGCATCGTTGTCCACAAACAGGGTGTGTGGCGCATCAAAGGAATCATTCAG GTATCTAGATCAATAGGTGATGCGTACCTGAAGCGCCCAGAGTTCTCTCTTGGTCCTTCGTTTCCACGGTTCCACCTCCCTGAAGGGCTACAAAGACCGGTTCTATCAGCAGAACCTTGCGTCTACACAAGAGTCTTACAAACAAGCGATAAGTTTGTGATATTCGCATCAGATGGACTCTGGGAACACGTGACCAACCAGCAAGCTGTAGAGATAGTCAATAAACATCCTCGTCCT GGAATAGCCAGAAGGCTGGTGAGAAGAGCGATGAACATAGCAGCGAAGAAGAGAGATATAACGTACGATGATTTGAAGAAAGTGGAGAGAGGAGTTCGGAGATTCTTTCATGATGATATAACGGTGGCTGTGATATTCATAGACAATGAGCTTCTTATGGTGGAGAAAGCTACTGTTCCTGAG